Proteins found in one Nocardia brasiliensis ATCC 700358 genomic segment:
- a CDS encoding transglutaminase family protein, with amino-acid sequence MGIKVSLEHRTVYTFDRLVEVHPHVVRLRPAPHSRTRIEAYSMRVTPAGHFCNWQQDAFGNFLARLVFPEPARELSVTVGLIADLEVINPFDFFIEDYAEHFPFRYGADLLADLEPYLRPVDEAEPGSGPGAPVRDWVRAHSGTARPRTIDFLVSVNQALRHDVGYTVRMEPGVQTPDQTLRAALGSCRDSAWLLVSILRELGLAARFVSGYLVQLAQDVPSLDGPSGPRADFTDLHAWTEVYLPGAGWVGLDPTSGLFAGEGHIPLAATPHPVSAAPITGATGPTGATMDFSNIVRRIHEDPRVTLPYTTSQWERIQQSGAALDARMAAADVGLTVGGEPTFVSIDDQTAPEWTTEADGAHKRERAVDLADRLRRIYAPTGLTQYRQGKWYPGEPLPRWEIAVAWRADGTPLWTRQDLLADPWTPVGTAWPQPDALAPGGASASGTGAIALANDAELSSVSVDSGGGTAAGAQRRGDDAALSSVAPATPVTSVASATPVTSVAPATPVTSVAPAMSVAPAASGGERVAGAQVSAVQPANAQAGLRPRAHGPARPDSARAVIAHVAAGLGLPDTQVRPAYEDPLLRISGKARAPQGVPVAPQDDLDPADDSVQARAALLARLDATVTEPAAYVLSLYRRDDGAGWASADWRLRRGVCADQPAGRIVLTDGDSPAGLRLPLDSVSWHPPRPRPDADPLFVGPRAPAPAEPPAVVQSAAWEPTTALVGEVRHGRLHVFLPPTEQLDDFLDLIQRVEAAVVELDRPVVLEGYPPPADPRLRTLSVTPDPGVIEVNVQPTVSFAEQSDLLSTLYEQARLARLSTESFEVDGTHGGTGGGNHITLGGATPARSPLLRRPDLLVSMLTYWQRHPALSYLFAGRFVGPTSQAPRVDEGRAEALYELEIAFAEIARLTGPGGPFHAPWHVDRALRHLLTDLTGNTHRAEFCIDKLYSPETARGRLGLVELRGFEMPPHFQMAMVQSLLVRGLVARFWAQPLRAPLIRHGANLHGRYLLPHFVLADIAEVVADLRAHGMDFDVSWLDPFAEFRFPRIGTVVLGDVELELRAAIEPWHTLGEQATAAGAARYVDSSVERLQVRVVGADRERFVVTCNGMPIPLLATGKAGVQVAGVRYRAWQPPNSLHPSITVDVPLVFDLIDAETGLSRGGCTYHVAHPGGMAYEEPPVNAVAAQSRRNRRFEAAGHTTARADPGELRAKMAAQSLDGGVAGVLDLRRARTVWGVVGDR; translated from the coding sequence ATGGGCATCAAGGTGTCGCTCGAACACCGGACCGTCTACACCTTCGACCGGCTGGTCGAGGTACATCCGCACGTGGTGCGCCTGCGCCCGGCCCCGCACTCCCGCACCAGGATCGAAGCCTACTCGATGCGGGTGACGCCGGCCGGGCATTTCTGCAATTGGCAGCAGGATGCTTTCGGCAATTTCCTTGCGCGGCTGGTCTTTCCGGAGCCCGCGCGGGAACTGTCGGTGACCGTCGGGCTTATCGCCGACCTCGAGGTGATCAACCCGTTCGACTTCTTCATCGAGGACTACGCCGAGCATTTCCCGTTCCGCTACGGCGCGGACCTGCTCGCGGATCTGGAGCCGTACCTGCGGCCGGTGGACGAGGCGGAGCCGGGGTCGGGGCCCGGTGCGCCGGTCCGCGACTGGGTGCGCGCGCACTCCGGTACCGCGCGACCGCGCACCATCGACTTCCTGGTTTCGGTCAACCAGGCCTTACGGCACGACGTGGGCTACACCGTCCGGATGGAACCGGGCGTGCAGACGCCCGATCAGACGCTGCGGGCCGCGCTCGGGTCGTGTCGCGATTCGGCCTGGCTGCTGGTGTCGATCCTGCGCGAGCTGGGGCTCGCGGCGCGGTTCGTGTCCGGCTATCTGGTGCAGCTGGCCCAGGACGTGCCGTCGCTGGACGGCCCGTCGGGCCCGCGGGCCGACTTCACCGATCTGCACGCCTGGACCGAGGTGTACCTGCCCGGCGCGGGCTGGGTCGGGCTCGATCCGACCTCGGGCCTGTTCGCCGGTGAGGGGCACATCCCGCTCGCGGCGACGCCGCACCCGGTGTCGGCCGCGCCGATCACCGGCGCGACCGGGCCCACCGGCGCCACCATGGACTTCAGCAACATCGTCCGGCGCATCCACGAGGACCCGCGGGTCACCTTGCCCTACACCACCTCTCAATGGGAGCGGATCCAGCAATCGGGTGCCGCGCTGGACGCGCGGATGGCCGCCGCCGACGTGGGCCTGACCGTCGGCGGCGAACCGACCTTCGTCTCCATCGACGACCAGACCGCGCCCGAATGGACCACCGAGGCCGATGGCGCGCACAAGCGCGAACGCGCGGTCGACCTCGCCGACCGGTTGCGGCGAATCTACGCGCCGACCGGGTTGACCCAGTACCGGCAGGGGAAGTGGTATCCGGGAGAACCGTTGCCGCGCTGGGAGATCGCGGTGGCCTGGCGGGCCGACGGGACGCCGCTGTGGACGCGCCAGGACCTGCTCGCCGACCCGTGGACGCCGGTCGGCACCGCGTGGCCGCAGCCGGATGCGCTTGCCCCCGGTGGTGCCTCGGCCTCCGGCACGGGGGCCATCGCATTGGCGAATGATGCTGAGCTGTCGAGCGTTTCGGTGGACAGCGGTGGCGGCACGGCAGCGGGCGCACAACGTCGCGGCGACGATGCCGCACTGTCGTCCGTTGCCCCCGCTACCCCCGTGACGTCTGTTGCCTCCGCTACCCCCGTGACGTCCGTGGCCCCCGCTACTCCCGTGACGTCCGTGGCCCCCGCGATGTCCGTGGCCCCCGCGGCGTCCGGAGGAGAAAGGGTTGCCGGAGCGCAGGTGTCGGCGGTGCAACCCGCCAACGCGCAGGCGGGATTGCGCCCGCGCGCGCATGGTCCGGCGCGGCCCGATTCGGCACGCGCGGTGATCGCGCACGTCGCCGCCGGTCTCGGCCTGCCGGACACCCAGGTCCGTCCGGCGTACGAGGATCCGCTGCTCCGGATTTCCGGGAAAGCCCGTGCGCCGCAAGGTGTTCCGGTCGCACCACAGGACGATCTCGACCCTGCCGACGACTCGGTGCAGGCCAGGGCGGCATTGCTCGCGCGGCTCGACGCCACGGTCACCGAACCGGCCGCCTACGTCCTGTCGCTGTACCGGCGCGACGACGGCGCGGGCTGGGCGAGCGCCGACTGGCGGTTGCGCCGCGGGGTGTGCGCGGATCAGCCCGCGGGGCGAATCGTGTTGACGGACGGGGATTCTCCGGCCGGACTGCGCCTGCCGCTCGACTCGGTGTCCTGGCATCCGCCGCGCCCGCGCCCCGACGCCGACCCGCTGTTCGTCGGGCCGCGGGCACCGGCGCCCGCCGAGCCGCCCGCGGTGGTCCAGTCCGCCGCGTGGGAACCGACCACCGCCCTGGTGGGCGAGGTGCGTCACGGCAGGCTGCACGTATTCCTGCCGCCCACCGAACAACTCGACGATTTCCTCGATCTGATCCAGCGCGTGGAAGCCGCCGTGGTCGAGCTCGACCGTCCGGTGGTACTCGAGGGCTATCCGCCGCCCGCCGATCCCAGGCTGCGCACGCTCTCGGTGACCCCGGATCCGGGCGTGATCGAGGTCAACGTGCAGCCGACGGTCTCCTTCGCCGAGCAGTCCGACCTGTTGTCGACGCTGTACGAGCAGGCCCGGCTGGCCCGGTTGAGCACCGAGTCGTTCGAGGTCGACGGCACGCACGGCGGAACGGGCGGCGGCAACCACATCACGCTGGGCGGCGCGACGCCCGCCCGCTCACCGCTGCTGCGCAGGCCGGACCTGCTGGTGTCGATGCTGACGTACTGGCAGCGTCATCCCGCGCTGTCGTATCTGTTCGCCGGTCGTTTCGTCGGGCCGACCTCGCAGGCGCCCCGGGTGGACGAGGGCCGTGCGGAGGCGCTGTACGAGCTGGAGATCGCGTTCGCCGAGATCGCCCGGCTCACGGGACCGGGCGGCCCGTTCCACGCGCCCTGGCATGTCGACCGCGCGCTGCGGCACCTGCTCACCGATCTCACCGGCAACACCCATCGCGCCGAGTTCTGCATCGACAAGCTCTACAGCCCCGAAACCGCCAGGGGCAGGCTGGGTCTGGTGGAACTGCGCGGTTTCGAGATGCCGCCGCACTTCCAGATGGCGATGGTGCAGTCGCTGCTGGTCCGCGGGCTGGTTGCGCGATTCTGGGCCCAACCGTTGCGCGCCCCGCTGATTCGGCACGGCGCGAATCTGCACGGCCGGTACCTGCTGCCGCATTTCGTGCTCGCCGATATCGCCGAGGTGGTCGCGGACCTGCGTGCGCACGGTATGGATTTCGACGTCAGCTGGCTGGATCCGTTCGCCGAGTTCCGTTTTCCGCGCATCGGTACGGTCGTGCTCGGCGACGTCGAACTGGAACTGCGCGCCGCCATCGAACCGTGGCACACCCTCGGCGAACAGGCCACCGCGGCGGGCGCCGCGCGATACGTCGACTCGTCGGTGGAGCGGCTGCAGGTGCGGGTGGTCGGCGCGGACCGCGAACGGTTCGTGGTGACCTGCAACGGCATGCCGATCCCGCTGCTGGCCACCGGCAAGGCCGGGGTGCAGGTGGCGGGGGTGCGGTATCGGGCGTGGCAGCCACCGAATTCGCTGCATCCGTCGATCACCGTCGACGTGCCGCTGGTCTTCGACCTGATCGATGCCGAGACCGGGCTCTCGCGCGGTGGCTGCACCTATCACGTGGCGCACCCGGGCGGCATGGCCTACGAGGAGCCTCCGGTGAACGCGGTGGCCGCGCAATCGCGCCGCAACCGCCGCTTCGAGGCGGCGGGGCACACCACGGCCCGCGCGGATCCCGGGGAACTACGTGCGAAAATGGCAGCACAGTCCCTGGACGGCGGCGTGGCGGGCGTGCTCGATCTGCGCCGCGCGCGGACCGTCTGGGGCGTGGTCGGCGACCGGTAG
- a CDS encoding circularly permuted type 2 ATP-grasp protein, translating to MREAEASSRDARRATSAAPGVREQVAEQFARYRSGGVETAPYDECGRPTEGYYDELVDAGGRVRRMWSELSADFVELGTTGLGRLDSRVRRLIEDDGITYTEVTGSGEQAVTTPWRLDPIPLLISADDWTRLEAGLVQRSRVLDEVLTDVYGPRRMLTNGLLPPEVVFGYSGYVRAAHGITVPGRHQLFLHACDISRWSDGRFRVTADWAQAPSGAGYALADRRVVSTAIPEAFEHSNPRPLTPFARAMRLMLIESAPEGEADDPVVVVLSPGVHSETAYDQANLASMLGFPLVESADLVVRDGALWMRSLGTLRRVDVVLRRVDAEFSDPLDLRPDSRLGVVGLVEVLRRGAVTVVNTLGSGLLENPALTGFLPRLAKALLGEDLLLESAPSFWGGDDKERAHLTKNLHRLIIRSAIDGATLFGPALSIRQRADLRARIEADGWQWVGQEPAQFSVAPAVEGYGGLTPAPVGMRLFSMARRGGYTAMAGGLGQLHQRTLPDRVVIKIAAKDIWVRAAPAPAPAVGTEAPHEERVSRRLPIVAAISSPRVLNDLFWMGRYSERAEAAARLLIATHERYQDFRYRPWLEGAEAVPVLMAALARATATVAPAAVLFGAAPDDAMSPAGATPDHTATQTSSAGRQAQTQPGAMAATQGASGQSQSMGAADSPEPRPAVAGASREGHDYLVALTVDRDLPGSLAFAVDRCANAARAVRDQLSNDTWMILSAVDRAMAEYRGFGEDREAALSAVHSLTLAALLSLSGIGAESLVRDSGWYVMDIGKRIERGLALTALMSAALTQTYPEEAERVVTESVLRAAESQVSYRRRHRDSVRISAVAGLLLFDTANPRSLAYQLDRLDADLRALPGASGSSRPQRLLADAQRMLRRVDPDDLEVTDDEGRRTELAELLDGVHLRLRKLAESFETAKLALPAGFQPLWGSTRVVG from the coding sequence ATGCGCGAAGCCGAAGCGTCGTCGCGGGATGCGCGGCGGGCCACGAGCGCCGCGCCCGGCGTGCGCGAGCAGGTTGCCGAGCAATTCGCGCGCTACCGCAGCGGCGGGGTGGAGACCGCACCCTACGACGAATGCGGCAGGCCCACCGAGGGGTACTACGACGAGCTGGTCGACGCCGGCGGCCGGGTGCGCCGCATGTGGTCGGAGCTGTCCGCGGATTTCGTCGAACTCGGCACCACCGGCCTCGGCAGGCTGGACAGCCGCGTGCGCAGGCTGATCGAGGACGACGGCATCACCTATACCGAGGTCACCGGCTCGGGTGAGCAGGCGGTGACGACGCCGTGGCGATTGGATCCGATTCCGCTGCTCATCTCCGCGGACGACTGGACCCGGCTGGAGGCCGGTCTGGTGCAGCGGTCCCGGGTGCTCGACGAGGTACTCACCGATGTGTACGGTCCGCGCCGGATGCTCACCAACGGGCTGCTCCCGCCGGAGGTGGTCTTCGGCTACAGCGGCTATGTCCGTGCCGCACATGGCATCACGGTGCCGGGGCGGCATCAGTTGTTCCTGCACGCCTGCGATATCAGCCGGTGGAGCGACGGCCGGTTCCGGGTCACCGCCGACTGGGCCCAGGCGCCGTCGGGTGCGGGTTACGCACTCGCCGATCGCCGGGTGGTGTCGACGGCGATCCCGGAGGCCTTCGAACACTCGAATCCCCGCCCGCTCACCCCGTTCGCCAGGGCGATGCGGCTGATGTTGATCGAGTCGGCACCCGAGGGTGAGGCCGACGATCCCGTGGTCGTGGTGCTGAGTCCGGGTGTGCACTCCGAAACCGCTTACGACCAAGCCAATCTCGCGTCCATGCTGGGCTTCCCGCTGGTGGAGAGCGCGGACCTGGTGGTGCGCGACGGCGCGCTGTGGATGCGCTCACTGGGCACGCTGCGCCGGGTCGACGTGGTGCTGCGACGCGTGGACGCGGAGTTCTCCGATCCGCTGGATCTGCGGCCGGACTCGCGGCTGGGCGTGGTCGGTTTGGTGGAGGTCCTGCGCAGGGGCGCGGTGACCGTGGTGAACACCCTCGGCAGCGGCCTGCTGGAGAACCCGGCGCTGACCGGTTTCCTGCCGCGTCTGGCCAAGGCGCTGCTCGGCGAGGATCTGCTGCTGGAGAGCGCGCCGAGCTTCTGGGGCGGCGACGACAAGGAACGCGCCCATCTGACAAAGAACCTGCACCGCTTGATCATTCGGTCCGCCATCGACGGTGCGACGCTCTTCGGCCCCGCGCTGTCCATCCGGCAGCGAGCCGATCTGCGCGCGCGGATCGAGGCCGATGGCTGGCAGTGGGTCGGCCAGGAGCCCGCGCAGTTCTCGGTCGCGCCGGCGGTGGAGGGTTACGGCGGGCTGACCCCCGCGCCGGTCGGCATGCGGCTGTTCTCGATGGCCCGGCGCGGTGGCTACACGGCGATGGCGGGCGGCCTCGGCCAGTTGCATCAGCGCACGCTGCCCGATCGGGTGGTGATCAAGATCGCCGCCAAGGACATCTGGGTGCGGGCCGCGCCGGCGCCCGCACCCGCAGTCGGCACCGAGGCCCCGCACGAGGAGCGGGTCTCGCGGCGGTTGCCGATCGTGGCGGCGATCAGCTCGCCGCGCGTGCTCAACGATCTGTTCTGGATGGGCCGCTACAGCGAACGCGCCGAAGCGGCGGCCCGATTGTTGATCGCCACGCACGAGCGCTACCAGGACTTCCGGTACCGGCCGTGGTTGGAGGGTGCGGAGGCGGTGCCGGTCCTGATGGCCGCGCTGGCGCGGGCCACGGCGACCGTCGCGCCGGCCGCGGTCTTGTTCGGCGCCGCACCCGACGACGCGATGTCACCCGCGGGCGCGACACCCGATCACACTGCGACGCAAACGAGTTCGGCAGGACGCCAGGCCCAGACCCAGCCGGGTGCGATGGCGGCCACGCAAGGCGCCTCCGGGCAGTCCCAGTCGATGGGCGCGGCCGATTCGCCTGAACCCCGGCCGGCCGTGGCCGGGGCCTCTCGCGAGGGACACGACTATCTGGTGGCCTTGACCGTCGACCGAGATCTGCCCGGCTCCTTGGCTTTCGCCGTCGATCGCTGCGCGAACGCCGCGCGGGCCGTGCGCGACCAGCTCTCCAACGACACCTGGATGATCCTCAGCGCGGTAGACCGCGCCATGGCCGAATACCGGGGCTTCGGCGAGGACCGCGAAGCGGCGCTGTCGGCGGTGCATTCGCTCACGCTGGCCGCACTGCTGTCGCTGTCCGGGATCGGCGCCGAGTCACTGGTGCGCGACTCCGGCTGGTACGTCATGGATATCGGCAAACGCATCGAACGCGGGCTCGCGCTGACCGCGTTGATGTCGGCGGCGCTGACCCAGACCTACCCGGAGGAGGCCGAGCGGGTGGTCACCGAGTCGGTGCTGCGGGCGGCCGAATCGCAGGTGAGTTACCGACGGCGGCACCGGGATTCGGTGCGCATCTCGGCCGTCGCCGGGCTGCTGCTCTTCGATACCGCCAACCCGCGTTCGCTGGCCTACCAGCTGGACCGGCTCGACGCCGACCTGCGGGCGCTGCCCGGCGCCTCGGGATCGTCGCGGCCGCAGCGGTTGCTCGCCGACGCACAACGCATGCTGCGGCGGGTGGATCCCGACGATCTGGAAGTCACCGACGACGAAGGCAGGCGCACCGAATTGGCCGAACTGCTCGACGGTGTGCACCTGCGCCTGCGCAAGCTGGCCGAATCGTTCGAGACCGCGAAACTGGCGCTGCCCGCGGGCTTCCAGCCGCTGTGGGGCAGCACCCGGGTGGTCGGATGA
- a CDS encoding transglutaminase family protein, with protein sequence MSERKGAARRYRVAHRTTYRYSDEVTSSYGRAYLTPREFPGQRLLSHDVSVDPVPSDQSIGSDVYGNTTSYFHVTAEHRTLVVTGESLVEVDRPGDAAAGPASRPWETARPTGATGPLAVEFTLDLRPPEITPEVTAYAAESLTPGRPLLAAVAELNSRIHADFAYKSGSTTVSTKVADVFAARTGVCQDFARVGVACLRAHGLAARYVSGYLATDPPPGKERMVGADATHAWAAVWVPGADAQDRTGRWIDFDPTNDQFGDERYVTVAWGRDYADVPPLRGIIYTDAKESTITVSVDVSPVEV encoded by the coding sequence ATGAGCGAGCGCAAGGGTGCGGCCCGGCGGTATCGCGTCGCCCACCGCACCACCTACCGGTACTCCGACGAGGTCACCAGTTCCTATGGTCGCGCGTATCTGACGCCGCGCGAATTTCCGGGGCAGCGGCTGCTCTCGCACGACGTGTCGGTCGATCCGGTGCCCTCGGATCAGTCCATCGGCTCGGATGTCTACGGCAACACCACGTCGTATTTCCATGTCACGGCCGAACATCGGACCCTGGTGGTCACCGGTGAGTCGCTGGTCGAGGTCGACCGGCCCGGCGACGCCGCGGCGGGCCCGGCGAGCAGGCCGTGGGAGACTGCCCGGCCGACCGGCGCGACGGGGCCGCTGGCCGTGGAATTCACGCTCGATCTGCGCCCGCCCGAGATCACCCCGGAGGTCACGGCGTACGCGGCCGAATCGCTGACCCCCGGGCGTCCGCTGCTGGCGGCGGTGGCCGAACTGAACAGCCGGATCCACGCGGATTTCGCCTACAAGTCCGGCTCGACCACGGTGTCCACCAAGGTCGCCGACGTGTTCGCGGCCCGGACGGGCGTCTGCCAGGACTTCGCCCGGGTCGGCGTGGCCTGCCTGCGCGCGCACGGTTTGGCCGCCCGCTACGTCTCGGGCTACCTGGCCACCGACCCGCCGCCCGGCAAGGAGCGCATGGTCGGCGCCGACGCCACGCACGCCTGGGCCGCCGTGTGGGTACCCGGCGCCGACGCGCAGGACCGCACCGGGCGGTGGATCGATTTCGACCCCACCAACGACCAATTCGGCGACGAACGCTACGTCACCGTGGCCTGGGGCCGCGATTACGCCGACGTGCCGCCGCTGCGTGGCATCATCTATACCGACGCCAAAGAGAGCACAATTACCGTTTCGGTCGACGTCTCTCCGGTGGAGGTGTGA
- a CDS encoding zinc-binding metallopeptidase family protein yields the protein MRDFACPHCGQQLAFENSVCLSCSSPLGFNLSTLSLVVIGDPPGDAAVDAAAGVVDASRFRLCDNLHVAQCNWLVQVPQDGSDAGIGNGNGQPVLCASCRLTRTRPNDLDAAGLAAFAEAEAAKRRLLVELTELGLPIVGRDRDPARGLAFDLLSSVDKQVITGHKDGVITLDLAEANDPHREQLRIEMDEPYRTLLGHFRHEIGHYYFMVLVADDEARQRFRDLFGDPDADYQAALNRHYAEGAPPNWESDYVSSYATMHPAEDWAETFAHYLHIRDTLDTAAAFGIAPAGASLDRPQVGRSGFDKIIDLWLPLAWSLNMVNRSMGHPDLYPFVLPDRVLDKMRLAHELCARSAG from the coding sequence GTGCGTGATTTCGCCTGTCCCCACTGCGGCCAGCAGTTGGCCTTCGAGAACTCGGTGTGCCTGTCCTGTTCCAGCCCACTGGGTTTCAATCTCAGCACGCTCAGCCTGGTGGTGATCGGTGACCCGCCGGGTGACGCCGCGGTCGACGCGGCCGCCGGCGTGGTCGACGCGAGCCGCTTCCGGCTGTGCGACAACCTCCATGTGGCGCAGTGCAATTGGCTGGTCCAGGTGCCGCAGGACGGGTCGGACGCGGGTATCGGCAACGGCAACGGACAGCCGGTGCTGTGCGCGTCGTGCCGCTTGACCCGGACCCGTCCGAACGATCTCGACGCCGCGGGGCTGGCTGCGTTCGCCGAGGCCGAAGCGGCCAAACGCCGGCTGCTCGTCGAATTGACCGAACTCGGCCTGCCCATCGTCGGACGCGACCGGGATCCGGCCCGTGGCCTGGCCTTCGACCTGCTCTCCAGCGTCGACAAGCAGGTGATCACCGGTCACAAGGACGGGGTGATCACGCTGGATCTGGCCGAGGCCAACGATCCGCACCGCGAGCAACTGCGTATCGAGATGGACGAGCCGTACCGCACCCTGCTCGGGCATTTCCGGCACGAGATCGGCCACTACTACTTCATGGTGCTGGTCGCCGACGACGAGGCGCGGCAGCGTTTCCGGGACCTGTTCGGCGATCCCGACGCCGACTACCAGGCCGCGCTGAACCGCCACTATGCCGAAGGCGCGCCGCCCAATTGGGAGTCCGACTACGTATCCTCCTACGCCACCATGCATCCCGCCGAGGACTGGGCCGAAACCTTCGCGCACTACCTGCACATCCGCGACACCCTGGACACCGCGGCGGCGTTCGGTATCGCCCCCGCCGGCGCCAGTCTCGACCGTCCGCAGGTCGGCCGCTCCGGTTTCGACAAGATCATCGACCTCTGGCTGCCCTTGGCCTGGTCGCTCAACATGGTCAACCGCTCCATGGGCCACCCCGACCTCTACCCGTTCGTGCTCCCGGACCGCGTGCTCGACAAGATGCGCCTGGCCCACGAGCTCTGCGCGCGCTCGGCCGGGTGA
- a CDS encoding ABC transporter ATP-binding protein encodes MTVRADVRHRVTLAGVSKSYPGDDGPTQVLAPTDLTIESGEFVCVVGPSGCGKSTLLNLLAGFLEPTEGTVRVGDRPVTGPDPDRGVVFQQPNLYPWLSVRQNVEFGPKVRGVPKARRVAEAERMLSLVGLDHLGGRRPYELSGGQQQRAQIARVLVNDPQIILMDEPFGALDALTREKLQGELLTLWRDRRKTVFFVTHSIEEALLLGTRVLVMGTRPGRVSYDEPTSFKADLVEPTFAAMRDRAGFTTMRDEVSAQIYAAHE; translated from the coding sequence GTGACGGTGCGCGCCGACGTGCGGCACCGGGTCACCCTCGCCGGGGTGAGCAAGTCCTACCCCGGCGACGATGGTCCGACGCAGGTGCTCGCCCCGACGGACCTGACCATCGAGAGCGGCGAATTCGTCTGCGTCGTCGGCCCTTCCGGCTGCGGCAAATCGACGCTGCTGAACCTGCTCGCCGGCTTCCTCGAGCCTACCGAGGGCACAGTCCGGGTCGGTGACCGTCCCGTCACCGGACCGGACCCCGACCGCGGCGTCGTCTTCCAGCAACCCAACCTCTACCCGTGGCTCTCGGTCCGGCAGAACGTCGAGTTCGGCCCGAAAGTCCGTGGCGTGCCCAAGGCTCGGCGCGTCGCCGAGGCGGAGCGGATGCTGTCCCTGGTCGGCCTCGACCACCTCGGCGGTCGCCGACCCTACGAGCTGTCCGGCGGGCAGCAGCAGCGCGCGCAGATCGCCCGCGTACTGGTCAACGATCCACAGATCATCCTGATGGACGAGCCGTTCGGCGCGCTGGACGCGCTGACCCGCGAAAAACTCCAGGGTGAACTGCTCACGCTGTGGCGCGATCGCCGCAAGACGGTTTTCTTCGTCACCCACAGCATCGAGGAAGCGCTCCTGCTCGGCACCCGGGTCCTGGTCATGGGCACCCGTCCCGGCCGGGTGAGCTACGACGAGCCCACCTCGTTCAAGGCCGATCTCGTCGAGCCGACGTTCGCCGCCATGCGCGACCGGGCCGGTTTCACCACGATGCGCGACGAGGTCTCCGCCCAGATCTACGCCGCGCACGAATAG
- a CDS encoding ABC transporter substrate-binding protein, whose translation MKSAVRRAVTTGLAVAAVLATTAGCVESGRGDTGATGAQASCPFAADPGVTTTARLGYQAIPNADLLVKDRGLLAACLPNAKVTWSQFASGADVVQAFGAGSLDIGTLGSAPATKALSAPLQLPVRVLWIHDVIGKSESLVARDAAVTDLAGLRGKRVATPFGSTAHYSLLAALGRAGLAADVQLINLKPDAIPGAWTGGQIDAAWVWDPTLSKLLESGGHIVTSSADTAAAGAPTFDLAVADRKFLDEHARFAVVWAKLQDYAVQQLRTAPADAAVSIGAQLGIDPKLVGPQLAGYTYLGAAEQADAKYLGGGFSGDLRKTAEFLSSQGGIDAVGDETAYRDGIYVDAAKGAGS comes from the coding sequence ATGAAATCCGCTGTGCGTCGTGCCGTCACGACCGGATTGGCCGTGGCGGCAGTCCTCGCGACCACGGCGGGGTGCGTCGAATCCGGCCGCGGCGACACCGGCGCCACTGGTGCACAGGCGAGTTGCCCGTTCGCCGCGGACCCCGGCGTCACCACGACGGCCCGGCTCGGTTACCAGGCGATCCCCAACGCCGACCTGCTGGTGAAGGATCGCGGGCTGCTCGCCGCCTGCCTGCCCAACGCGAAAGTCACCTGGAGCCAGTTCGCTTCGGGCGCCGACGTGGTGCAGGCGTTCGGCGCGGGCAGCCTCGACATCGGCACACTCGGCTCGGCGCCCGCGACCAAAGCGCTGTCCGCACCGTTGCAGCTGCCGGTGCGGGTGCTGTGGATCCACGATGTCATCGGCAAGTCGGAGTCGCTGGTCGCCAGGGACGCCGCGGTCACCGACCTGGCCGGGCTGCGCGGTAAGCGCGTCGCGACGCCGTTCGGCAGCACCGCGCACTACAGCCTGCTCGCCGCGCTGGGCCGGGCCGGCCTGGCCGCGGACGTACAGCTGATCAACCTGAAACCCGACGCGATTCCCGGCGCGTGGACCGGTGGCCAGATCGACGCGGCGTGGGTGTGGGATCCGACCCTGTCGAAACTGCTCGAATCCGGTGGCCACATCGTGACGTCCAGCGCCGACACCGCCGCGGCGGGTGCGCCGACCTTCGATCTGGCGGTGGCGGACCGGAAATTCCTGGACGAGCACGCGCGCTTCGCGGTGGTCTGGGCGAAACTCCAGGACTACGCCGTCCAGCAGCTGCGGACCGCGCCCGCGGACGCGGCCGTCTCGATCGGCGCGCAGCTCGGCATCGACCCGAAGCTGGTGGGGCCGCAGCTGGCCGGGTACACCTATCTCGGCGCGGCCGAGCAGGCCGACGCGAAGTATCTCGGCGGCGGCTTCAGCGGCGATCTGCGCAAGACCGCCGAATTCCTGTCGAGCCAGGGCGGCATCGACGCCGTCGGCGACGAAACCGCCTACCGTGACGGCATTTACGTCGATGCCGCGAAGGGCGCGGGCTCGTGA